In Synechococcus sp. KORDI-100, a single window of DNA contains:
- a CDS encoding CocE/NonD family hydrolase: MSAEPQQSCLTLKDGTDLIADIWIPEGSGPWPALLMRQPYGRRIASTITLAHPGWWTSKGYLVVVQDVRGQGDSGGRFEGFAQEAADTEQIHSWVRGLPQCNGRLGCYGFSYQGLTQLLAPETAPAPDCLAPAMTGLDERLHWSCEGGAHWWHLGVGWGLQLAALQACRRGDHQAWEAIRRSLDDGSYLRDGRTLLQNHDPQGMALRWLEQDPSSEQDWVVHRPPVHWLRQPMLLLGGWWDPHLLGILDLWKRSVDVGGTPQLHIGPASHLEWWSGAQTLLLDFFDTHLKEHQDKNAPPAIQLWNLTSQSWQQPEPSSRISWQLCGDGLTCLDQQHGHLDPVRGGDGEVTIVHDPWRPAPAIGGHLSPDAGAADRRHVDGRSDVATFSSPPCLQPLTLQGYPQLSLEVHADQPGFDLCVALSRLPAGSDAVEQLSTGVLRQRGPDALKPRIRRVAMQPLLAKLSAGDRLRLSIAGAAWPAIGVNSGHPDIPCDAPSAGHRVIAMTLRLAGSQLTLNPLDSGRLQSNSSTMT, translated from the coding sequence ATCCCGGCTGGTGGACATCCAAGGGATATCTGGTAGTGGTGCAGGACGTTCGAGGGCAGGGAGACTCCGGCGGACGCTTCGAGGGATTCGCACAGGAAGCCGCCGATACCGAACAAATCCACAGCTGGGTGAGGGGGTTGCCGCAATGCAATGGACGACTTGGTTGTTACGGCTTCTCCTATCAGGGACTGACTCAGTTGCTCGCGCCGGAGACCGCGCCCGCGCCGGACTGCCTTGCGCCAGCCATGACAGGGCTGGACGAGCGCCTTCACTGGAGCTGTGAAGGCGGCGCTCACTGGTGGCATCTGGGCGTGGGCTGGGGATTGCAGCTTGCGGCACTGCAGGCCTGCCGCCGTGGCGATCACCAGGCCTGGGAGGCGATAAGACGCAGTCTCGACGATGGAAGCTATCTGCGCGATGGCCGAACCCTGCTCCAGAACCATGATCCACAGGGGATGGCCCTGCGATGGCTTGAACAGGACCCCTCCAGCGAGCAGGACTGGGTGGTGCACCGTCCCCCAGTGCATTGGTTGCGGCAGCCGATGCTGCTCCTTGGCGGATGGTGGGACCCCCATTTGCTGGGGATCCTGGATCTATGGAAACGAAGTGTCGATGTCGGCGGGACACCCCAGTTGCACATCGGTCCTGCCAGCCATCTGGAGTGGTGGAGCGGAGCGCAAACCCTGCTGTTGGATTTTTTCGACACGCACCTCAAAGAACATCAGGACAAGAACGCACCGCCAGCGATACAGCTCTGGAATCTCACATCGCAGAGCTGGCAGCAACCGGAGCCCAGCAGCCGAATCAGCTGGCAGCTCTGTGGTGATGGTCTGACCTGTCTTGATCAGCAGCACGGACACCTGGACCCGGTCAGAGGCGGAGACGGAGAGGTCACCATCGTTCACGATCCCTGGCGGCCGGCCCCGGCCATCGGCGGCCATCTCAGCCCGGATGCGGGGGCTGCTGACCGGAGACATGTTGATGGGCGCTCCGATGTGGCCACCTTCAGCTCACCCCCTTGTCTGCAACCACTGACGCTTCAGGGATACCCCCAGCTCTCGCTTGAAGTCCATGCCGATCAACCCGGATTCGATCTGTGCGTGGCTCTCTCAAGACTTCCGGCCGGATCCGATGCCGTGGAGCAACTCAGTACAGGGGTGCTGCGCCAACGCGGACCCGACGCCCTGAAACCCCGGATCAGACGCGTCGCGATGCAGCCTCTGCTGGCCAAGCTGAGCGCGGGAGACCGGCTGAGGCTGTCGATCGCAGGAGCAGCCTGGCCCGCGATCGGGGTCAATTCCGGCCACCCCGATATCCCCTGCGATGCACCTTCAGCCGGCCATCGCGTCATCGCCATGACACTGCGACTTGCCGGCTCACAACTGACCCTGAACCCCTTGGACTCCGGCAGACTGCAGTCCAACTCATCAACCATGACGTGA
- a CDS encoding DUF3887 domain-containing protein encodes MKLSAALLALSLTAPLSPGLLSIAPVAAQEAAATSLTPAQAQAATELLLSALEKNDGAAVHSKLADSIQSSVSIESVQKRLDTDLAISASRVVKVGSGYSDTTVDALVTSDEGEIPVLLILDDDGKLLAWKVGGDDIPIEASAQSFTEELAAGRWVQARSRLQIDFQRELEPGDLERKWTKLTKLSGGFRAVKDAVVASQGGEQQLVLVCVEFGKATTNLFVIFDDQGRIINVDISRDFV; translated from the coding sequence GTGAAGCTGTCTGCCGCTCTGCTGGCCCTGTCTCTGACGGCTCCCCTCAGCCCGGGACTTCTTTCGATCGCTCCCGTGGCTGCTCAGGAAGCGGCAGCCACCAGCCTCACCCCTGCCCAGGCGCAAGCCGCAACGGAGCTGCTGCTCAGCGCTCTTGAGAAGAATGATGGAGCCGCGGTCCACAGCAAACTGGCCGACAGCATCCAGAGCAGCGTCAGCATCGAGTCGGTCCAGAAGCGACTCGATACCGATCTGGCCATCAGTGCCAGCCGTGTGGTGAAGGTGGGGTCCGGGTACAGCGACACCACCGTTGATGCCCTGGTCACCTCAGACGAGGGGGAAATCCCCGTGCTGCTCATCCTCGATGACGACGGCAAGCTGCTGGCATGGAAGGTTGGTGGCGATGACATTCCGATTGAAGCCTCGGCCCAGAGCTTCACCGAAGAGTTGGCAGCGGGTCGCTGGGTCCAGGCACGCAGCCGTCTCCAGATCGACTTTCAGAGAGAGCTGGAGCCTGGGGATCTGGAACGCAAATGGACCAAGCTGACCAAACTTTCAGGCGGTTTTCGGGCCGTGAAAGATGCTGTGGTCGCCAGCCAGGGTGGAGAACAGCAACTGGTCCTGGTCTGCGTTGAATTCGGCAAAGCCACCACCAATCTGTTCGTGATTTTTGACGACCAGGGCCGCATCATCAACGTCGACATCTCCCGCGATTTCGTCTGA